A single genomic interval of Bacillus sp. es.036 harbors:
- a CDS encoding type 1 glutamine amidotransferase family protein produces the protein MQTKKVVLYVFNTMSDWEYGYLIAELNSGRYFKKDLAPLKVITVGANKEMITTMGGLNIIPDISLNECTLESKDLLILPGGTTWSEEIHQPILESIGQALKLGTIVASICGATEGLANMGYLDTRKHTSNNLEYTKMVCPNYKGEKFYELGSAVTDANLITASGIAPLEFAMEVLKKLDVFAPDTLHSWYNLNKTHKPEYFFQLMNSINN, from the coding sequence ATGCAAACAAAAAAGGTTGTTTTATATGTATTTAATACAATGTCAGACTGGGAATATGGATATTTAATTGCTGAACTAAACTCAGGAAGATATTTCAAAAAAGATTTAGCACCTTTAAAAGTCATTACAGTAGGAGCTAATAAAGAAATGATTACTACTATGGGAGGACTGAACATAATACCAGATATTTCCCTTAATGAATGTACTCTTGAGAGTAAAGATCTTTTAATTTTACCAGGAGGGACTACTTGGAGTGAAGAAATTCATCAACCTATCTTGGAAAGTATTGGCCAAGCTTTAAAGCTTGGCACTATTGTTGCTTCAATTTGTGGTGCAACTGAGGGCCTCGCGAATATGGGATACTTAGATACTAGAAAGCATACAAGTAATAACTTAGAATATACTAAAATGGTATGTCCTAACTATAAAGGAGAAAAGTTTTATGAGTTGGGATCTGCCGTAACTGATGCGAATTTAATTACTGCATCAGGAATAGCTCCTCTGGAATTTGCGATGGAAGTACTGAAAAAATTAGATGTATTTGCACCAGATACATTACATTCATGGTATAACCTAAATAAGACTCATAAACCTGAATACTTCTTTCAGTTAATGAATTCAATAAATAACTGA
- a CDS encoding helix-turn-helix transcriptional regulator, producing the protein MPKIDNMLAILWMLRSGEKITAKQISEKLEMNIRTVYRYIDTISTSGVPIISEPGHNGGYTLLNNFIEAPLFFDFEEQTSLYHAAVFAEEAGYYGGEALNRAISKLSKYSNQEQETKINQHLTSLEVISRLSSLSIEPLLKELEQAVADGYSVKILYHKSSEKQLNDRLVDPYRIIYWNNKWYVIGFCHLRNDIRSFRVDRIESLMLTENKFNRPENFSAHDFFIKSLLPTVEDKEEGISFVISGDKSVLDDICQHWFLGHYLKERSSNRAVFLLEKDVIHTYVPYLLLPYNKSIKVIEPISLKKRLIEVLSELIKFHEV; encoded by the coding sequence ATGCCTAAAATTGACAATATGTTAGCAATTCTATGGATGCTTCGTTCAGGTGAAAAAATTACTGCAAAACAAATTTCAGAAAAGTTAGAGATGAATATAAGAACTGTGTATCGTTATATTGATACCATTTCAACAAGTGGCGTACCTATCATTTCAGAACCAGGACATAACGGTGGATACACTTTACTGAATAATTTTATTGAGGCTCCTCTTTTCTTTGATTTTGAGGAACAAACTTCATTGTATCACGCTGCTGTTTTTGCAGAAGAAGCCGGATATTATGGAGGTGAAGCACTGAATAGGGCCATTTCAAAACTAAGTAAATACTCAAATCAAGAGCAGGAAACAAAGATAAACCAACATTTAACTAGTCTTGAAGTAATAAGTCGATTAAGCTCACTCTCTATTGAACCTCTTTTGAAAGAGTTGGAGCAGGCCGTAGCTGACGGGTACTCAGTAAAAATTCTTTACCATAAAAGTAGTGAAAAGCAATTAAATGATAGATTGGTCGATCCATACAGAATTATCTATTGGAATAATAAGTGGTATGTGATTGGCTTTTGTCATCTTAGGAATGATATCCGTAGTTTTAGAGTAGATCGAATAGAAAGTCTAATGCTAACCGAAAATAAGTTTAACCGGCCAGAAAATTTTTCAGCACATGACTTTTTTATAAAAAGTCTTCTTCCAACTGTAGAAGATAAGGAAGAGGGAATATCTTTCGTCATTAGTGGGGATAAGAGTGTATTGGATGATATTTGTCAGCATTGGTTTTTAGGACATTATTTAAAAGAACGGTCTTCAAATCGAGCCGTTTTTCTTCTTGAAAAAGATGTGATCCATACATATGTACCTTATTTACTTTTACCGTACAACAAATCTATTAAAGTTATTGAGCCAATAAGTCTTAAGAAAAGACTTATTGAAGTTCTGTCGGAATTAATAAAATTTCATGAAGTATAA
- a CDS encoding TetR/AcrR family transcriptional regulator, with translation MSDRMAKKFLKRNKLILETAEELIRDHGYHQVKMSDISEKLDIAKGTLYSHYQSKEQLVFSIVKPKIDSFLITMEKIDTSDLSESKKVLSFIEMGFRSDFFHFVLSSFPDMGAIFSEDHNSELNQIQKKIIVIFERVIVKGTKNKTFQTNMSSNFLALQLMQMFDPLIYKTLVSSGTMSSNEFVNQSITFFMTVINSKGEF, from the coding sequence ATGTCTGATAGAATGGCTAAAAAATTTTTAAAAAGAAACAAACTAATTCTAGAAACAGCTGAAGAGTTAATTAGAGATCATGGTTACCATCAGGTAAAAATGAGTGATATATCTGAGAAACTAGATATAGCGAAAGGAACCCTCTATTCTCACTACCAATCAAAAGAGCAACTTGTCTTTTCCATTGTAAAACCTAAGATTGACAGTTTCTTAATTACTATGGAAAAAATAGACACGAGCGACCTTTCTGAAAGCAAAAAAGTTCTATCCTTTATTGAGATGGGATTTCGTAGTGACTTTTTCCATTTCGTTTTATCAAGCTTTCCTGATATGGGAGCTATCTTCAGTGAAGATCATAACTCAGAACTTAACCAAATCCAGAAAAAAATCATTGTTATTTTTGAACGTGTAATAGTCAAAGGAACAAAAAACAAAACTTTTCAAACGAATATGTCCTCAAACTTTTTAGCGCTACAGTTAATGCAGATGTTTGATCCTCTTATTTATAAAACACTAGTATCCTCAGGTACAATGAGTTCTAATGAATTTGTAAATCAGTCTATTACATTTTTTATGACAGTAATCAATAGTAAAGGGGAATTTTAA
- a CDS encoding 2'-5' RNA ligase family protein, translating into MYGFIATFDEKTDHIIKDIWKELNQKSISSYAYEVESRKPHITLASYNDLNQFDFMKQMDDYYNGKTVIDISFNTIGSFLNSGALFYTPTVTKDLIDFHNNHHKNFRHFNDDPSSLYSPDSWIPHCTIANRLTAEKLSEAFNYCSRRNDTILGQMVEVALIDVSNKDRAPIIHSKKLVS; encoded by the coding sequence GTGTATGGATTTATAGCTACTTTCGATGAAAAAACAGATCACATAATAAAGGATATTTGGAAAGAGTTAAACCAAAAGTCAATTTCTTCTTATGCATATGAAGTGGAGAGTAGAAAGCCACACATTACATTGGCAAGTTATAATGACCTAAACCAATTTGATTTTATGAAACAAATGGATGATTACTACAATGGAAAGACAGTAATTGATATTTCTTTTAACACAATTGGTTCGTTCTTGAATTCGGGAGCTTTATTCTATACGCCCACCGTCACTAAAGACTTAATTGACTTTCATAATAATCATCATAAAAACTTCAGACATTTTAATGATGACCCTAGCTCATTGTATTCACCTGATAGCTGGATACCTCACTGTACAATAGCTAATAGATTAACAGCAGAAAAATTATCTGAAGCATTTAATTATTGTTCTAGAAGAAATGACACCATTCTTGGACAGATGGTAGAGGTTGCTTTAATTGATGTATCAAATAAAGATAGAGCCCCAATTATCCACTCAAAAAAATTGGTTTCGTAG
- the ltrA gene encoding group II intron reverse transcriptase/maturase encodes MEHCFDNLYAQSVNGQNFYDLMNIICSNENIRLAYRNIKRNTGSKTAGVNKLTIDDIRSLSVEEVIEKVQNTLQSYQPEVVRRVLIPKANGKTRPLGIPTIWDRILQQCILQVLEPICEAKFHKHSYGFRPNRSTHHAKARFESLINLSGLYHCIDVDIKGFFDNVNHSKLLKQIWSIGIKDKALLSIISKLLKAEVEGEGIPTRGTQQGGIISPLLSNIVLNELDWWISNQWETLETSHQYKHNGSKIQALKRSNLKECYIVRYADDFKVLCRTRSQAMKMNYAIKDFLHTRLHLEASEEKSKVVNLKKNSSEFLGFTFRAVKKGKTRKGFVAHSNMSKKAKANAKRKMKESIKAIHKKPCAETVWHFNTVVMGIQNYYAAATHITNNLHELNFYLRRTLYNRLKDVRKEAEFKDMTSTLQKRFKGYEPQYYKIQDMVFVPIYAQRHKTNLCFSQETCNYTAKGRAKIHQNLKAIQKNVLNYVMSNYIPNRTIEYNDNRISKFIAQYGKCAVTGTELGLSDWHCHHKRPYHLSKDDRFSNLIVLYEPVHRLVHLKDPLKIKAILKELKLENTQKEKVNDLRRQCNLQAI; translated from the coding sequence ATGGAGCACTGCTTTGATAATCTGTACGCTCAAAGTGTTAATGGTCAGAATTTCTATGACTTAATGAATATTATCTGTTCGAACGAAAATATACGTCTTGCCTATCGAAATATCAAACGAAATACGGGAAGTAAAACGGCAGGTGTTAATAAATTAACCATCGATGACATTCGATCTCTGTCTGTAGAAGAAGTCATTGAGAAAGTTCAAAACACGCTTCAATCCTACCAGCCTGAAGTCGTTAGACGTGTTCTAATACCAAAAGCCAACGGCAAAACGAGACCGTTGGGGATACCCACCATCTGGGACCGAATTCTTCAACAATGTATTTTACAAGTCCTAGAACCGATTTGTGAGGCGAAATTCCACAAACACAGCTATGGTTTTAGACCCAATCGAAGTACGCATCACGCAAAAGCGAGATTCGAGTCTCTTATCAATTTGAGTGGACTTTATCATTGTATTGACGTTGATATTAAAGGCTTCTTCGATAACGTCAATCACAGCAAATTACTGAAACAGATCTGGTCTATTGGTATAAAGGATAAAGCATTGCTTTCTATTATCTCAAAGCTTCTGAAGGCAGAGGTTGAAGGAGAAGGCATACCAACCAGAGGAACGCAACAGGGCGGTATCATTTCTCCACTTCTATCCAACATTGTGTTAAATGAACTAGATTGGTGGATTAGTAACCAATGGGAAACTCTGGAGACTAGCCATCAGTACAAACATAATGGAAGTAAAATACAAGCGCTGAAGAGGTCAAATTTAAAAGAATGTTACATCGTCCGTTATGCGGACGATTTCAAAGTCTTATGTCGTACACGCTCACAAGCAATGAAAATGAATTATGCCATAAAGGATTTTCTCCATACAAGACTTCATCTTGAGGCAAGTGAAGAAAAATCGAAAGTAGTAAACCTAAAGAAAAACTCTTCAGAGTTTCTAGGATTTACGTTTCGAGCTGTCAAGAAAGGAAAGACGAGAAAAGGATTTGTGGCTCATTCAAATATGTCGAAAAAAGCCAAAGCAAATGCCAAAAGGAAAATGAAAGAATCCATCAAGGCAATCCATAAAAAGCCTTGTGCTGAGACCGTCTGGCATTTCAATACAGTTGTCATGGGGATCCAGAATTATTACGCTGCCGCCACTCATATCACAAATAATTTACATGAGTTGAACTTCTATCTTCGCAGGACATTATACAACCGATTAAAAGACGTGAGAAAAGAAGCTGAGTTTAAAGACATGACAAGTACGCTACAAAAACGCTTTAAAGGGTATGAACCCCAATATTATAAGATTCAAGACATGGTATTCGTCCCGATTTATGCGCAACGGCATAAAACCAACTTATGTTTTTCGCAAGAAACCTGTAACTATACTGCGAAAGGTAGGGCGAAAATTCACCAGAACCTAAAAGCGATTCAGAAAAATGTACTTAACTATGTCATGTCAAACTATATACCAAATCGAACGATTGAATACAATGATAATCGCATTAGTAAGTTCATCGCTCAGTACGGTAAGTGTGCTGTAACGGGAACAGAGCTTGGATTATCAGACTGGCACTGTCATCATAAGAGACCTTATCATCTTTCAAAAGATGATCGATTCTCTAACCTGATCGTGTTATATGAACCCGTTCACCGGCTTGTACATTTAAAGGATCCACTTAAAATTAAAGCGATCCTTAAAGAATTAAAGCTGGAAAACACTCAAAAAGAAAAGGTAAATGATCTTCGAAGGCAGTGCAATCTTCAAGCAATCTAA
- a CDS encoding YebC/PmpR family DNA-binding transcriptional regulator: MGRKWNNIKEKKASKDANTSRIYAKFGREIYVAAKQGEPDPVANQALRLVLERAKTYNVPKAIIDRAIEKAKGGADENYDTLRYEGFGPSGSMVIVDTLTNNVNRTASDVRSTFGKNGGNMGVNGSVAYMFDATAVFGIEGKSADEVLELLMEADLDVRDIMEEDDVVIVYAEPDQFHAVQEAFKNAGITEFTVAELTMLAQNDVELSGEDQEQFLKMIDALEELEDVQQVYHNVDLGEE, translated from the coding sequence ATGGGCCGTAAATGGAATAATATTAAGGAAAAGAAAGCATCTAAGGATGCGAATACAAGTCGAATTTATGCTAAGTTTGGTCGTGAAATTTATGTAGCGGCAAAGCAAGGTGAACCAGATCCAGTAGCGAACCAGGCGCTGCGCTTAGTTCTTGAACGGGCGAAAACATACAACGTACCAAAAGCAATCATTGACCGTGCGATTGAAAAAGCGAAGGGCGGAGCAGATGAAAATTACGATACGCTTCGATACGAAGGATTTGGTCCAAGCGGATCTATGGTGATCGTTGATACATTAACAAACAACGTAAACCGTACAGCTTCTGATGTCCGCTCTACTTTTGGTAAAAACGGTGGAAACATGGGTGTGAACGGTTCTGTTGCTTACATGTTTGATGCAACAGCTGTATTCGGCATTGAAGGCAAATCAGCAGATGAAGTTCTTGAACTGTTAATGGAAGCAGATCTTGATGTACGTGACATTATGGAAGAGGATGACGTCGTGATTGTCTATGCTGAACCAGATCAGTTCCATGCGGTACAGGAAGCATTTAAAAATGCAGGGATTACTGAGTTTACCGTAGCTGAACTTACGATGCTTGCACAAAATGACGTTGAGCTTTCAGGAGAAGATCAAGAGCAGTTCTTGAAAATGATCGATGCACTTGAAGAGTTAGAAGATGTACAGCAGGTTTATCATAATGTAGATCTTGGTGAAGAATAA
- a CDS encoding DmpA family aminopeptidase — MEPGAKNAITDVEGVTVGHTTLNNGEVQTGVTAILPHQGNLFQQKVIASSYILNGFGKTMGTIQLDELGTLETPIILTNTLSIGTAADAVFDYMLEQNHEIGDTTGTVNPVIGECNDMFLNDIRGRHVQKHHVHEAIANASTTFEEGSVGAGRGMLCYSLKGGIGTASRKVKLQHGSYTLGVLVVTNFGILRDLNVNGKKVGKTLKEALLHSWEEKDKGSVMVIVATDLPVSERQLHRIIKRASTGLSRTGSIITTGSGKIIIGFSTANKVAHQYTPQTQTLETIHEEEIDTAFRAVGEATEEAVLNSLVAATHVIGRDGNERPTLMHLLQKFSMKLK; from the coding sequence ATGGAGCCCGGTGCAAAAAATGCGATTACGGATGTCGAAGGAGTAACCGTCGGACATACTACTCTGAATAACGGTGAAGTTCAAACAGGCGTAACAGCGATCCTTCCGCATCAAGGGAATCTGTTTCAGCAGAAAGTAATTGCATCGAGCTATATTCTTAACGGGTTTGGTAAAACAATGGGAACCATTCAGCTGGATGAGCTTGGTACGCTTGAAACACCAATTATTTTAACGAATACGTTAAGTATTGGAACGGCTGCAGATGCGGTGTTTGATTATATGTTAGAACAAAACCATGAAATTGGCGATACAACTGGAACGGTTAATCCGGTTATTGGCGAATGCAACGACATGTTTTTAAACGATATTCGAGGACGACACGTTCAAAAGCATCATGTTCATGAAGCGATCGCAAACGCTTCGACTACTTTTGAAGAAGGTTCCGTTGGGGCTGGAAGGGGTATGCTTTGCTATTCATTAAAAGGTGGAATTGGAACGGCTTCCAGAAAAGTAAAGCTTCAGCATGGGAGCTATACCCTGGGTGTGCTTGTTGTGACGAATTTTGGTATCCTTCGTGACCTTAATGTAAACGGAAAGAAAGTGGGCAAGACATTAAAAGAAGCCCTTCTTCATTCCTGGGAAGAAAAAGATAAGGGTTCTGTTATGGTGATCGTTGCAACAGATCTTCCCGTTTCAGAACGACAGCTTCATCGAATTATTAAACGCGCGTCTACAGGGCTCTCCAGAACGGGATCCATTATCACAACAGGTAGCGGCAAGATTATCATAGGTTTTTCCACCGCTAACAAAGTCGCCCATCAATATACTCCGCAAACTCAAACACTAGAAACCATCCATGAGGAAGAAATCGATACCGCTTTTCGTGCAGTTGGTGAAGCGACAGAAGAAGCGGTACTTAATTCTTTAGTAGCCGCTACTCACGTGATCGGCCGTGATGGAAATGAGAGACCGACGTTAATGCATTTACTCCAAAAATTTAGTATGAAGCTTAAATGA